In Bacteroidales bacterium, one DNA window encodes the following:
- a CDS encoding thioredoxin family protein, which yields MAFTLQIGEKAPNFNLCATDGGNYTLSDFQSDVLVVFFTCNHCPYVKGSDEVTRKTVEHFKPRGVDFVGINSNSANTYPEDDYKNMAMRKEELQLPWVYLRDETQNIARAYGALRTPHFFVFDRNRKLIYTGRAVDSPRDPDRITRNDLENALEEHLQGKEISVPLTNPIGCNVKWEGKEEHWMPPEACDLV from the coding sequence ATGGCTTTTACATTGCAGATCGGAGAAAAGGCACCCAATTTTAATCTGTGTGCCACAGATGGAGGGAATTATACCCTCTCGGATTTTCAATCGGACGTGCTGGTGGTATTTTTCACCTGCAACCATTGTCCTTATGTGAAAGGATCGGATGAAGTCACCCGTAAAACGGTGGAACATTTCAAGCCCCGCGGTGTGGACTTTGTGGGTATCAATTCCAACAGCGCCAATACGTACCCCGAGGACGATTATAAAAATATGGCCATGCGTAAGGAAGAGCTCCAGCTCCCGTGGGTATACCTGCGCGATGAAACACAAAACATTGCCAGGGCATACGGAGCTTTGCGCACCCCGCATTTTTTCGTCTTCGACCGCAACCGCAAGCTGATCTATACCGGCAGGGCAGTGGACAGTCCGCGTGATCCCGACCGAATCACCCGCAACGACCTGGAGAATGCCCTGGAAGAACATCTGCAGGGAAAAGAAATATCAGTGCCCCTAACCAATCCCATCGGATGCAACGTAAAATGGGAAGGCAAAGAAGAACACTGGATGCCCCCGGAAGCTTGTGATCTGGTTTAA